A part of Cryptococcus neoformans var. grubii H99 chromosome 6, complete sequence genomic DNA contains:
- a CDS encoding DNA mismatch repair protein MLH1, with translation MLPAQHAMSEDPMDIDLQPEVEEIEPRGPKPIHRLTKDVINQIAAAEIIHRPSNAIKELLENSLDAGSTSIKISVKDGGLKLLQITDNGHGINKDDLPLLCERYATSKLQKFEDLQSLGTYGFRGEALASISYCSHVEVVTKTKNEGCGWKAHYQDGSLVPAKPGGTADPKPAAANDGTVITAADLFYNMPLRKRAFKSTSDEYNRIIDVVTKYAIHNPHVAWVCKKAGTALPDVATQVGSNTKANIAALYTSALANELLEIPETELQPPRLGAKLKGWVSNANSSWSKKGGWLLFINNRLVDSNKLKKAVEGHYTSYLPKGASPWAYLSLQIDPAKIDVNVHPTKSEVRFLNEDEIVDAVVQAVQTVLEGANLSRSFTVQTLLPGAPTPLEKRESSSSAIASASFSTRKAAPNYKVRMDPSNRTLDSMFTVVDPSQISGFVEDGELQEQERPSKRRNVDPEFQGDESIILDDDDDDEGQAEEGERERVFADEGENAKGKAKEIEESLCHFTSIQSLRRAVKRDGSAELHEIFQRHAFVGVVDRYQCLSLIQHSTKLFLVNHGSLGDEHFYQLGLRQFGAFNRIRLDPAPQLKELLTLAAEDEPGLLEAGLEVESVVDYIASLLRGRQEMLDEYFSLLITENGKVETLPMLLKGYTPNLDRLPHFLLCLGTQVDWDNEKECFQTFLRELAFFYSPRPFEDQPPSPRTKVENMNEDELEGVEPTPEEIQHQLWQLEHVLFPSFRRYTVWPKSCLAHVNQLADLPDLFRIFERC, from the exons CGATGCTTCCCGCGCAACATGCCATGTCAGAGGACCCTATGGACATTGACCTGCAGCCAGAAGTAGAGGAAATCGAACCCAGGGGCCCGAAACCCATTCATAGACTTACAAAAGATGTCATCAACCAAATCGCTGCTGCCGAG ATTATTCATCGACCGTCAAACGCTATCAAGGAGCTCCTCGAGAACTCCCTAGATGCCGGCTCTACATCTATCAAGATATCGGTCAAGGATGGGGGTCTGAAGCTCTTGCAAATCACCGATAATGGGCATGGCATTAACAAAGATGACTTACCCCTTCTATGCGAGCGCTACGCGACTTCAAAGCTGCAAAAGTTTGAGGATCTCCAGTCATTAGGGACTTATGGCTTTAGAGGCGAAGCTCTCGCGAGTATAAGCTACTGTAGTCACGTTGAAGTTGTTACGAAGACCAAAAACGAGGGGTGTGGTTGGAA AGCTCATTATCAAGATGGCAGCTTGGTACCCGCAAAGCCTGGAGGTACCGCAGATCCGAAGCCAGCCGCTGCCAATGACGGAACAGTCATCACC GCTGCAGACCTTTTTTACAACATGCCACTTCGTAAGCGTGCCTTCAAGTCAACCTCAGACGAGTATAACCGTATCATCGACGTGGTCACCAAATATGCCATTCATAATCCTCACGTTGCGTGGGTATGCAAAAAGGCCGGCACCGCTTTGCCTGATGTTGCCACCCAGGTCGGCTCGAATACCAAGGCGAATATCGCGGCGCTCTATACATCGGCATTGGCCAATGAGTTACTAGAAATACCAGAGACTGAACTGCAGCCTCCTAGGCTAGGTGCAAAGCTAAAAGGCTGGGTGAGTAATGCGAATAGTAGCTGgtcgaagaagggaggGTGGTTACTTTTCATCAATA ATAGGCTGGTAGATTCGAACAAGTTGAAAAAAGCTGTAGAAGGCCACTATACCTCGTACCTTCCAAAAGGTGCTTCGCCTTGGGCATATCTCAG TCTGCAAATCGACCCCGCAAAAATCGACGTAAATGTACATCCTACAAAGTCAGAGGTCCGTTTTCtcaatgaagatgaaattgTGGACGCTGTCGTGCAAGCCGTTCAAACCGTTTTGGAGGGTGCCAACCTCTCACGTTCTTTCACCGTTCAA ACTCTCCTTCCTGGCGCCCCCACACCTTTAGAAAAACGTGAAAGTTCAAGTTCCGCTATAGCATCTGCATCATTCTCTACCCGCAAAGCAGCTCCAAACTACAAAGTCCGCATGGACCCTTCCAACCGCACCCTCGACTCCATGTTCACTGTCGTTGACCCTTCCCAAATCTCCGGTTTCGTCGAAGACGGAGAATTGCAGGAGCAAGAGCGGCCTTCCAAAAGGAGGAATGTTGATCCAGAATTTCAAGGCGATGAGTCCATAATACtggacgacgatgacgacgatgagggccaggcggaagaaggggaaagagaaagagttTTCGCggatgaaggggaaaaTGCGAAAGGGAAAgcgaaggagattgaggagaGTTTATGCCATTTTACAAGTATCCAATCTTTGAGAAGGGCAGTCAAGAGGGATGGGAGTGCTG AGCTTCACGAGATCTTTCAACGGCATGCTTTCGTCGGAGTTGTCGATCGATATCAATGTCTTTCGCTTATCCAGCATAGTACAAAGCTATTCCTTGTCAACCATGGCTCATTGGG CGATGAACATTTTTATCAACTGGGTCTTCGGCAGTTTGGCGCGTTTAACCGCATACGTCTTGATCCTGCGCCACAATTGAAGGAGCTTTTGACCTTAGCGGCAGAGGACGAGCCTGGGCTGCTTGAAGCAGGGCTGGAAGTAGAAAGCGTTGTCGAC TATATCGCAAGTTTGTTAAGAGGCCGTCAGGAAATGCTAGACGAATatttctcccttctcatTACTGAAAATGGAAAAGTAGAGACCCTTCCCATGCTGTTGAAAGGATATACTCCAAATTTGGATCGGCTGCCTCATTTTTTACTATGCCTTGGAACACAA GTGGATTGGGATAACGAAAAGGAATGTTTCCAAACTTTCCTTCGCGAACTCGCATTCTTTTATTCCCCTCGGCCCTTTGAAGATCAACCCCCTTCACCTCGCACTAAAGTTGAAAACATGAACGAAGACGAGTTAGAGGGTGTAGAGCCCACCCCGGAAGAAATTCAGCATCAGCTCTGGCAGCTCGAGCATGTCTTGTTCCCCAGCTTCAGACGGTACACAGTTTGGCCAAAGAGCTGTTTGGCCCATGTCAATCAACTGGCCGATTTACCGGACTTGTTTAGGATCTTCGAAAGATGTTAA